The genome window GTGCCAGAGCTGGCACAAGGAAAGCAGTGGCAGCAAGCACGGCTTTGGGAGTTACCTTTTTCAGCTCCAATGAGCCACGAGATTAGCTCAGCTGGCCTTATGGGACTGGACCTTTAAGCATGCCACACTGGCAGATGTCTGGGAGCTGTACAAACTCACTtgggacaaaaaaataaactgaaatggCCGACCCCAACAACATACCTAAAGGTACAGTTTTAAATTGCTGAGATCCACAGATCTTTACAGAGCCCAAAGAtcaattaatcttttttttttttttttaaatgggaggCAGCTGAGTGCCTTCCTGTAAACTGAAGTATTGCTTCTTTTCCCCTAATCTTTCTTCCCTGAAACCTAGTTGCATTAGCTCAGATGAATTAGTATATGGGTGCAAGCAAAAAAGGTCTGGGATATGTGAATGCCATTGCCACACGATGCAAAGCATTGAtctgacacacaaaaaaacctaaccagcaaaccaaaaaaaaataaacaacaaataaaccccaacaaacaaaaaaccaaccctttGGCATGTTTAGGTCTGTTTAAGATATATTGAAGGGTTGACTTTGCACCATTACTGTTTATACCAGATTACATCACCTACTTTCAATTAGCTGGCAGAAAGGTCTAAATCTGGTATAAACTCTTTTTTATATGCTCTGGCAAACTccataaaaatgtcattatatGCTCGTCCTGATCCAGAACACATACTGCTAGGTGAGCTGGTGGTGGGATACAGTAACACAGTCAAATCACAGCCTTAGGGCAGCTGCAAAAGTTCTGTAAATTCAGGTTGGCATCTCTTGACTGGGTACACTTCATCTGTCTTTGGCTCAGGCAGCACCAACAGGCTCTCAACATGGTCCTCCTGGGGAATCCATTGCCCATCAAGGAAGGAGACAACAGTGCCATCAGGAATACATGGTACAGCATATGGGCAGAAAATTGCTCATGGTGATACTTTTTCCTTAATCCCCACTTATTTTCAAGTAAACGTCCCAGGAAAATAGAACTATGAATGGTGGTCAATCTAACAAACGGACAGTCATAATAGTAATGCATAAAAAcaacaatatattttaattccaAAACCTTGTTTTAATAGAGTATTCATCTTTTACAAAAGGCATCTTGCTATTCATATCCTTATAACAATATTCCACatgcaacctttttttttcaaagaaaaaattaacttcttttgtCCTAATCACCAAATCAAGCCTCAGTTTTACATCTGATCTTAAgatcaaattttatttttcagcatttataGTGGAAAGAATAGTAGGTATTTAGAGGATATCAGGATGCAATTCCCCACTGGAAAAGGTCTCTCTTAAGCTAATGGTACACTAAAGCACTGACAGCATAAAAACAAATGCTTGTTTGGTCTTGTTCTGAAACCAAAGTCTTGCCCTCTGGCCAAGAACCAAATGTGCTACCAGATGAGTGATACAGAGACATTGAAAAGCAACATGAAAGAGTAAGACTGCCAAGACTGCACTGTATCACCTTCACATCCAAGGCTTTTGTctgagttagaaaaaaaaactaacaaccaaccaaacaaaaaaaacctaaatggcaaaacacacacaaaaaaaaccccagcccaaaacaaaaacaatcaaaaaagcCAGAAACAAGTAATCCTTTGTCTGGCAGCATGTAAATCTATTCATGACTGTACCACAAGGAGCTTGGTAATACTCATGTAACATTATATCTTTCAGCAGAAACCAAACACATCCACTTTTTGCTAAAAGTGTTTTCATGCATTTTCCATCAAAGCACAATTACCTGTCTGTgagggattttgttttctttttggttagAAACAGAAAGCTTTGTTGCCTTTAATTTAGCTTGAATGCTATGGAGAGGCAGAACTCAGACTTGAAAGTAAAGACTGTTCAAATTGTTAAATATCAGCttgaaaaacacaaataaatatttctaggACATTCTTAGTGTTTTAGCTGGAAAAGAGGTGATCTACCCTGAATAAAATGCCATGTACATTAGGTAACATTAAGAGTTAGAAAGAGAGAACATGAGTGCTTACATGCACTTGTGAGAGAAAGAGATACACTTATAACTACTGTAATGTAATTTTTGGCATTGCATAATAAatcatttctgtttcagtactGGATACCCATTTTGACATAGTTATCAAAGATAAAGACTTTCTGTATAAGTTGGTTTAGAAAATGAACTGTGTCAGCAAAGTCATATGACAGTAGAACTGCATCTACATTTGAGGTGTGGttgaaaaagaaatggcttGCAAAATTAAATACCTGCAACCAGTATTgttacatcagaaaaaaaaatattattgtagaCCTGGTATAAAAGTTAAATATTGCCTTTTTCTATGGCCCTATGTCAGTAGCATCCTCTCATAAGAAGCAGAACGATCCCACAACTGGAGTCCAAGTTCAAAACTGCAAAGCCAATGATCCGTGTCTCAACTATACCATGCTTTCCCATAGATACTTTCCAAGTTGCAAACTCATAAAAACCACAGTTAGATTCCACAGTCAGTCCAGTAATACGTTCTTCATGGGAAAAGTGCTACTGAAGCCAACTAAAAGCTTTGGGATGCTTATTTTCTAAAACTGGCAAGATTTATCTCTGAAGTTTGTGgacccctcctcccccccaaaaaTCCTACCAAACCTAccaaaaaaataagaacaaaaacagactaaaaaggcagaaagaaaccCTCTAAAATCCTGACATGttgagaaaatactgaagaataTAAGAAACAATTCAGCATGGCAAGAAAGTGTTCTagagaaattaatgttttcctaTTATCAGTGAtacttttcaaatgaaaaaatagttaACATTTGATATTATTAAATTTGCTTTGCAATtctaagcaatttttttttctgaaaggatgTTTGGTGAAATGGCATTGTACTCCAGGGAACCGACTGACCTGCCTGCAAACTGTAGACATCATGTCATTGGTGCAATGTAACAGTTCTTCACTtctgcaaagccaaaaaaagctttacaatACTTGggtctgtggaaaaaaaaatgcattccaCAGGTAAAACCACAGGCAATTAATTTTTGGACAACCTGCATTTACTTGAGGCAGATAACCCACCAGTGCTTTATATAGCTTTACATAAAAGTGCCTTTTGTGTCATTTGTAAAGAATATTGCTTCTGAGTTGTGAAGTACTTATAGAGAAATGACTATACGACTGTATAGCCATGTAAGTGGATTGAGTAGAACTGACTTTACAGTGAAAAGAAATTGCTGAGATCCAGCCTAAAATTATACTGTTTCTAAGAAAGCCAAAGCATTCAACGGTATTTGCTTAAAAAACATGTATActtttattgaaagaaaatgcagatttccaGGGGTGATTTAGGCATCCCTTGGTAGCAGGCAGTGATGGAGCAGGTTTCTTGCAACTGGCTCCTTTTTCTAAATCTGTGCCCAGGTTCTTCCAGTTTGcacaaaacataaaatgtttCCGTTGTAGTCCATATACAGCAGACAAAAGTAACCCTACTTTCTGTAGCGATTAAGTATTCCTCTCTGTTGCACGCATTTTTACGGAGAAAGTAAATGTGCTTATTTTTCACTCAAGAGTAAACCCACATTTGGACAACTGCTATTCCCTTATCCCTGTTGTGTAAATATCAAGGCCTGGAAGCGTTGTTTCCTTGCTTTGGAGTCCATATGCCACTTGAAGGAGATGGGTCCCTGAAAATGGATATCTAAGTCTAGGAGGAAAGATTCATTTCAGGACAAGGGGAACCTGAAAGgcaaatggaaatgttttaaatcgATGGACGGAACAAGGTGAGATCAGAAAGATAAGCCATGCATTgcaaagcagaggaagggaatTATTAATGGAGGATGGTTTCACAGGGGATCAACATAGATGCTGCAGGGggtgccagccccagggcaccATAACGGAGCCTTCTTTGCACCCCAACCTCACAGAGCCACCTGAGCAGGAACATGtctgcttctccctccctgcGGAGCAGCACTAAGGTGTTAATTAGGCACATGGGGCATCACTCCATTGGACAGGCATATGCAAAAGCCCTTGGTATCATTAGTGGCATCTTCCTTTTCGCCTCCTGCGGGAATTATTATTAGGACCAGttgtgcccccctcccccccgaaTATGACCTTTCTCCTGTCCCAGGCCGCTCGGCTGCATGTTGGGAGGGCGGCTGGGACGGTCGCCAAGTCTCCATGTAGCAGTGAGACCCCGCGGGGGTCTCGGGGACAGCGGCAGCGGGAGCTGCCCCGCAGGGTGGCGGCGCATGGCGGGGGCAAAGCGACAGCGGTGTGagctccccttccccttccccttccccttccccttccccttccccttccccttccccttccccttccccttccccttccccttccccttccccttccccttccccttccccttccccttccccttcccctccccgccctgccccgctcAGAGGAGCCTGGGATGGATGACACACACCGGGACGGGGCCCCGGAAGGATGGGGAGCGACGGGacgccccgcggccccgcacCGGAGGAGGAGGCGGGCGCTCGGCCGCTCACCGCGCCGCAAACCACGTAGGGGGCGGCCCGCTCCCCGGCTCCCTCTAGGTATCGCTGTctcgggaggggaggggaggggagggggaggagggctggCTGTATTTTcgatttttttccccctcctctctctcttttccagcCAGTGAAGTGTGTGCCCCTTTGATCCGCTGGTACAGCGCCTGCGGctgcacacacgcacacgcacacagTCGCCCGCCGGCTATAAATAACTTAGGAGCCGGGCAGAGGGCGAGCAGTGCGCGTCTCCCGGCGGCCCgcagctgcaggcactgccACCGCCCCGCCGTACCCCCGGGGCGCCGTACCCCCGGGGCGCCGTACCCCCGGGGCGCCGTACCCCCGGGCGCCGTACCCCCGGGGCGCCGTACCCCCGGGCGCCATGGCGTGCCTGGAGCGCTGCCGCTGCTGCGCGGACAGCAGGCggcacagcagcatcctctACAACATCCTCCGGAGCGAGGAACGGGAGGCGTcgccggcggggcaggggccgAGGCAGGGGCTGGCGTCCCGCGGCTGCCCGTGCGGGACAAGGCGGCGGGTGGCCCTGAGGAGCCCGCAGGTGGCATGCAAGGCGGCCTCGGCCGTGCTGGTGAAGACGCTGCGCTTCGTCCAGAACGTGCCCTGCTTCCAGGAGCTGCCACTggaggagcagctcctgctggtcCGCAGCTGCTGGGCGcccctgctggtgctggggctggcgcAGGACCGGGTGCACTTCGAGACGGTGGAGTGCGCGGAGCCCAGCATGCTGCAGAGGATCCTCACCACCCGGCGGCAGGGCGagcggcccccgccgcggggaCCGGCACCGGGCCGGCCGCACCGCGGCCCCGACGGCGGCGGCCCGCACCTGCCCTCGGCCGGCGAGATTCAGGCCATCAAGGGCTTCCTGGCCAAGTGCTGGAGCCTGGATATCAGCACCAAGGAATACGCGTACCTCAAGGGGACGGTGCTCTTCAACCCGGGTGAgtgccgggggggcggcggggtcCGCCTCACGGGgaggcgcggggcgggcgggcagcgggctAACGGGGGGAGCCTGCTCGTACCCCCGGCCAGGCGGGGCGGACCCGGGGCTCTTCCTCAGGGGGAaagaggtggtggaggagggggGCGCAGCGCAAGGTTTCACCCCGCTGTCCCCTCCTCACGGCCCCGGCTGCGGGCCGGGAGCCGTCGCCTGCTGGAGGCggtacagctgcagctgggtcgggggccccggcggcggccgccctCCGCGGAGGCTTTCGGCCGCCAAACCAAACCCGAGGCAGTCGCTTGTGGGGAGCTGGGCGGCAGCAGCCCTCCCTGCTCGTTTCCGAGCGGGGCGCCTGGCAGCGCCTCCTCAGAGGGGGGCGGCTGGAGCGGGGggagcccccgccgccgctgaGGGGTAAGCGTGCTTACCGGGTGTAGGTGAGCTTTCCCGGGGGGTCTGCACGCCGTGGAAGGCAAGCAGGAGAGGGCTCAGGGCTTCCAGCAGCAACGTGCTGTTTCGGCTGTGCGTGTAGCGTTTGCTGGGGTTGACTTGCCACCTCGCGTTGCCGAGGCTGCCGCAGGTGCCGCGGGTGGTGCTCACGGCCGTGCCTTACCCGGGGGCGGCGGGTGGGCTGCACACGGCGCCCGGCGCTGCCCTGCGAccggggggcccggcccggcccggcccgctccccccgccgaACGGCCGGCTGGCCTGGCGAGGGGAAACCGCGCTCGCTGTCCTTCAGTGTCCTCTCTAGGTGGTTCACCAGGAAACTCTTGTGTTGTACACTGGAGTTCATGCTTCTTGCCACTTGTAATCTGGAGCTACTCAGAAACTGTTGCCAAAAGATGCCTGAAATGTGAATACTACATTTTGTGGAAACGAACAAGTTAACgagttatttttattgtcttccTCGCTGCTTACAGGTTGCATTTGCCACTTTAAAGGTGTTTTGGAGAGCATTCTTCAATCAAAGTTTTTATCAGCTAATTTATTTAACACTGAAGTGAATGTTGGCAAACGTATTTCAAGTCTGTGTAGTGAAGAGGAGTATTGAATTTCCAGAACACCAACATGATGAGATTTTGAGCTGCAGTTTAAAATTTGGCATGTTGATTCTGCATGCGAGAAGTCCTCTAGcaattttgtttgcttcattCCTTGTGTGATAAATACAACCTGTAATCTGTTAGTAGTtgttctgtaagaaaaatattgtttcataaTCAATACCTAcgtaaacaaaataatttatttttcttttcagacctACCTGGACTGCAGTGTACACAGTACATTGAAGGACTGCAGAGGGAAGCACAACAAGCTTTAAATGAACATGTCAGACTCATTCACAGAGGTGATGAAGCCAGATTTGCCAAGCTGAATGTTGTTCTATCCTTGTTAAGATCTATTAATGCTAATGTGATTGCTGAATTATTCTTTAAGCCCATCATTGGAGCAGTGAACATGGATGACAtgcttttggaaatgctttGTGCAAAATTATAAAGGcatgtaaaataatgaaaataagtcCAATGCAAAGGAAGCCCTAGAGCAGAGTAGTGTAAAGTACTGTAAATAAACTAACTTATTGTTTTTACATAGATAGTATTTTTGTATTCCATAATAAATATTCTTCAagttctgaaattaatttttattaaacacaGTGGGTTTGGAATAAGATTACAGTCATCAAAACAAGCTTTAAGGTTGTGGAGAACGTTCATATTCAAAGTCAACTGGCTATTCTTTTACCATGTCTTTGAATAAAGATCACGCTATGTTGTACTTTCAAGGTGAGTACTccctgctttttcaaaataagcagcagtcgaggtttacattttaaacataGCTGCCATACAGAAAGGGGGAATGAGCAAGCCATTTACTTTGCATATTTCAGATATATTAGAATAGGGTACAGTAGCCACAATTCTGCTCATACTTGAAATACTCGCTCTATCAAAGGTTACTGCATTCAGTGAACTACCTCTATTGACTTTAACAGAGTTGAAATCTATAaagaatattaaagaaaataatgaccTAAGGTTTTCTACCATATGGGTAAGATGTGTAAGGGATATTTTGAGGCTTAATGAACCTTAAAGTAGCTTGATCAACTGTAATACATTCAGTTCAACACATGCTGGGctccaggagaagaaaataaccCTTATTCCCCCAAacaacaagcaaacaaaaacacctCTAAAAATATCCAAACAGCAAATGCTGAACAGGGGAAGGAGAACTACTGGTGCAGACTCCactcttttctttgcttttcctctagGTAATTGCTAGTTGGATTTCCATAGCCAGATTCATCAGACCACTTATTCCTATAGAAATACAATGCTGAAATGTGGGATACCACTGGTACATCCAGAATTTGTCAGCTGACATGAAGATGTCTTAATTAAACACTGAgcttacatatttatttttttgtcttggacTTGATCCAAGTTGTGGTTtcgctgaaaaaaaaattctttaaaaaaaatcagaaagggaaaatcaaTGATTTAATTAGGATTTGTTTcatggttttcctttctcagcatGTAACCTTCTAGCCTTTCTCGTGGGGAATACTGGTAGAAAATGGAGAGAGAAGTATGAATGCATTCccaaagtaaaatatattagtAACTCCATGTATCattcacatatatatttttgatTACCAGTAagaggtgttttaaaaaaacacaattaaTAAAGTTGAAGCAGTTCCTCTCCTTAAGAGGAGGTCTGCAGGGGAGAAAGGAACGAGTTTGAAGAGCTTTCTTTTGCTGCCACCTTGCGCAAAGGATAATCACAGCCCCTACACTCAGGTAAGGAGGAGGGGGGTCTCTGGTTGTCTTGTACCTATGTGGATAAACCTTGTAGAAAATGGAAATGGTTGGAGAGGTAGCCAAAGGTTCCTAGGGGGACAAGTTCACCCATAACTGATATCACTGAGGTTTGTATTGCTGTGGTAATAACCATCGCATCATGGACTAGGATACTGTCACTgaacaaacaaagcaagaaacacagccccctttctgaaaagcaatggTGTAGCCTAAATATACACTATTCTGGTGCTTATTTAACCAGGTAGGGTTGTGTGCCCTGAGGAGCTCCCCAAAAATTCCAAAGAGCAAAAGGTGTATAAATAAAACACTCTTCACTACCAGTCCAGACTTCAGACCAGATCAGACCATAATAGAGCAGACCGTCTTTGTGTTAAGTTGATGCTTTTATAAGTACAAACATGCATGTACACATATATAGCAATACaaacatatacatatgcatatggAGAATATTTACTGTGTATGTATAAATGTACTTTTAGTTGATAACAGCTTCTGAGCTCATCTAACAACTCTGTAacataaatatatgtgtatgtttccctttttctctgtaaacaACATATAAGCTTACAATAGTTAACTTTCAAGGATGCCTGACAAAGAAATCTCTTTccacaaaaatgcaaagcatgATAATCAAACATTTAATTAGTGGTTAGTGGCAGATGATGAATCTTGGGTAAGAACTCAAAATTTCAACAGCCTCAGATCAAAACAACTTCATTAACACTGATAATTTGTTAATGCACACACTAGTGTTCAGATTTTTCTGCTGAGTGGCAGAAGAGATTTGTTGGCAGTGTTCCTAAGGATTAATTGTAATAGCTGAACCTTGGTCACCAGCAAGGATTTTTCAGCTAACAGTCACCTTGAGACAGTTTGGATCTATTGTGCCACTAAATACAAAAAGTTTTTAACGACTTGGGTAGACCTGCTTACATCTCCAGGTTTGGTATCTGAACAAATTCTGTATTCTGCGCGATTTTCTGAAGTTGTCGGGAGAAATATTGCTTCTGTGCACAATTAATCCACCTTGAACTCACTGTACTTTATCATATTTCTCTTGGATCAGCAATACTGTTAGTCATTTCAGTGTTGTCTATTCAAGTGGAAGCACCTGGGAACAGTAAGTAGGAAATCTGCATGGGAAAAACAGTTTATCAAGGCTTTCTGCAAAGAACAGGCAGAATGTGTCTCTTCACAGGTCAGAGGAACAGGAATGATgaagcaagaaattaaaaaaagactcGTAGGAGGAATCAAGCTGAAGACTTGGAGAACCATGCAGGAATGGGAGAGAAGAGACTGGTATAGTTCTGGATCAGAGTGGGTAATGATGGTAGTGTGGGGACAATGTGCCAAGAGCTGACTGGAAGTAGGTAGAGAGACATTGTAACTCAAGGAAAGCCAGAACTTGAACAAAAGGGTGCCTGTGGGAGGACTCTGTGTCAAGTCCAGAAAATattgcagagcagggaagaacCTAACCCAGAAGCTCACACAAGAGGACGACACAGGCATCCTCATCAGTCTGCTGGGACTGGGTGGCCTGTTCTCTTCTCCAGTGGTGCCACCGCTGAAGAAGAGGCCATAGTGGCAGCTATGCAGGTGTGAAGCGCAAGCTGCTCAACCTTTGTGGGCATATGGTGCTTGCAGACATAAGCAAACTACTCTGTTGCCCCAGACCTTTGACCTTGGGTGCTCTACAGCACAGTTTTCTACTGGGTAGAAGGACTGGGCTAGATCCTTTTCTGCCCCAACTTTGTCCTGTGCAGGGTGAGTGAACTCTGAATTGGATAGTCTATGTGGCCATGGCTGTGACACAAGAGATGATCTCTCTGGATAACCCTAGCAACAGGGGTAGGACAGCCTGCTGGAGGCCTCAGGCAGGTAGGGCAGAATGGAAGGCTGGGCACAGGAGAAGGGTGCTGCCATGGTAATGTCGCCTTTGCTAGAAGGGGTGGGGGTCAAGACCCTCCCACAGCTTCAGGTGCCCAAAGGGCTAGTGGACAAGACCTCTGCTTGTCAGCTATCTGGGACTCCTGCAGAGGCAAGAGCCTGCCTCCAGCCCCGTCTTCCGCTGAGCAGTGCTGCGCTGTGCTGTGAGCTCTGCGCTGTTAGACGCAGCGTAACATTTCTCCTTGAGCTCTGACATGTACCAGTAAAGACCGCTTTCCACTTCAGATATCAACATGATTTCTGaggattttaaaacaatttatctGTCTGCTCTCTATCCCTGGCATTCTGGGCATGAATCTTCTCAtgagcacattttttttcagccctCCAGGATGTTAGAGGCGTTTTAACTAAGAGCAGCCTCCCAAGCAATTGAATCCTGCAGTCCCCACAGCGACTGTCTCAGATAGAAGCAGCGCTGTACAAAAAGCCATCCCCACCCACCTCAGTTAGATGCCCATCGCTTGTGGTCAGGACTGCGACACCAGCAGTCCAGACACTGGCTTCTAATCACAAAGCACCATTCTGCAGGGGTTACTGCTGCATGATGGCCTTTTCTCTGAACAGATCTGGGAGAGGATACTCTAGAAACCAACTTGCATTTTTAGTTACTACAGTTATGAGTGTTTCTTTTAGATAAGGAAAAGCATGGCATTTATTTATAATCTTGCTTTTCTAAGTTTAGTATGTAATCGTTGTTATGGTAGTCTTTCTAATAGTTTGCTTTAAATCTTGCAGCCTTTTGCTATTGTGGGTAGGCTATGAATGCTGTTAATGCTTAATAAGCAGTAACTGTGCTCCGAAAGGTGGGGTTCTGCAACTtaagttttcttgttttgaataGTCCTCATATACTGACTTGAATCTAATATACTGTCAGtcattttcatctcttttcaaaagacagaatttaTTCTTCTAGTGGACCTTCTGGGCATTGCCATAtatggcaaaaaataaaataaaataaaataaaataaaataaaataaaataaaatttcagaaagccagctggtgatctgtttttccttcactgaaaataaGTCCTGAATAGCTTAAGCAAGTATTATCTcaagacattttgaaatgttgagATGCAGCTTGAGATCTGCACACATATTGCCTTAACattgttaaaatttatttaaattacgGATGTCTagtattttaaatctgaaacGTACACAAGTAAGATTCAGTATCTAAAACATAGAGACTGGCAGGGGAACTTTGACAAAAAGTCCTTAAATCAGCAGGCACTGTGAGGTCACAGGGCTATAACTTGTTAGCTGGCACTGTATACAAATCCACAAATCGTTCGCATTGTTGCTATAAATCAGTGGTCATTTCACTGCTTGTGTCAGCAATGAAACTGGCCCAGCTTCTTTCACAACGTGGCAGGTGTAGGTAAGTAACCACACAAGTGTTTATACAAGCACACATGATATACAGACACCTTTTCTTCTATGTATACTTatgtcatttattttctataagGAAAGTTACACTAGTTtcacattcagaaaaagaacTTGTTCATTCATTTTATATAACCAATCACGATTTTGTTACATAGGATAAATTTCACCTTGCTTAAACTGAGCTGTCTGAAAATTTGACATCCAGTCTAGTCAGGGCATCTAGCTCTGCCTGGAGTGGATGGAGAGGCATTGAGCCCTCCAGATGGCGTTTGATCCCCGCATACCTATTTCTTGTACTTTGCAAAATATGGCTAAATTCAGGTTATACACTGAACTGTCAATCAGTACAGTTCGGCAAAGTCAAGCTTGTGAAAATTGGAGCCTTTGGAGCCACCCTCACTTCTGGCAAAGCATTAGCCATCTTCTCTCAGCTGAGACTGTAGTCCAGCTTCTCACATATACACGTGcccatacacacatacacatacatagtGAAATATATCAGGACAATTCATATCTTCTTTCTCTAGTGGGGCTGGGttaaaagaaatagcaaaaaagTCAGTAAAGCCTGCAGTAGCCGAAGAAGGGTATTTAGAAAGGAGACTTGTATAATGTAACAACATTCATGCTAGGAGCTAGCAGGCCTGCTGCTCCAGGTTTTAGGTACACAACTAATATCTGCCATCTTTAAATAAGAAtagctaaagaaaattaatccatttcacaaagaaagagaaaatccaGTTTATTTTGTCTCAGGTGACagatctttttcttatttttgaaagtgaaatGAACGGTTAAGACTGAGTGACCAAATGGTCAATATAATAAGCACTGAAATGAggatgccttttcttttcttttctttttttttttttcttttcccatattTACCAAATTGGGAACCCATAGGAACAGATATGATGCTCTGTTCAAAGTGTTGCACCTTAGCAGGCAGCGGTTATCCAGTGTGCTACTACTCCTTTGTCAAGGACTTTGGTGACCTGATGAACCAGAGCTGGAGATGATCTTTAGGGAGAACTTCTGGGAAGCTGAGGAGCAGTGTTGCATTTCTAATGTCTGGAATGATTAGATGGAAGCCCTGGTTCTCAATCAGGTGACTCTCAAATGAggtaaagagagaaaaatcctgTTGCAGGTGGCATCTGAGCATCTGAGCTGGGAACATTAACTGCTCCCAAACAAGGTGAAATGAACAAGGAAGCATTTATGACCTGTAAGTTTTTTCTATCTAATTTCAACAAGCTAAACTGCACATAAATGAGGAATATAAGAATGATGGTTGATTGAGTGGTGATAAAAAAGTCCCAAAG of Falco cherrug isolate bFalChe1 chromosome 2, bFalChe1.pri, whole genome shotgun sequence contains these proteins:
- the NR0B1 gene encoding nuclear receptor subfamily 0 group B member 1, with the translated sequence MACLERCRCCADSRRHSSILYNILRSEEREASPAGQGPRQGLASRGCPCGTRRRVALRSPQVACKAASAVLVKTLRFVQNVPCFQELPLEEQLLLVRSCWAPLLVLGLAQDRVHFETVECAEPSMLQRILTTRRQGERPPPRGPAPGRPHRGPDGGGPHLPSAGEIQAIKGFLAKCWSLDISTKEYAYLKGTVLFNPDLPGLQCTQYIEGLQREAQQALNEHVRLIHRGDEARFAKLNVVLSLLRSINANVIAELFFKPIIGAVNMDDMLLEMLCAKL